A single genomic interval of Stieleria maiorica harbors:
- a CDS encoding PSD1 and planctomycete cytochrome C domain-containing protein — translation MMRFLVIVIVIVFLGIALGQSDAADNPVDWSGDWTRSRSGGVSQWFEIHGTGGRNNPLRRQLNSPFDGDQLYVRFELRYDASSIDTPKNGNGEFLVLWLDEQDGGDTAGHNGGVPNIGLHVDGDANAFMARYTSSSQHFSDIQLQGDRVYTVLAKIARSQSGSGQPYDRLSVWIDPEITDAESPAITVASNKAIQSIRWIGFATGMKTEPDDRISVSDLSLATGWAEAFGLPAPTAPVAKPPPSPVPTATATVSFSKDVFPVLRQRCFQCHSGEDPESGLRLDCYDDLLNQLSPRDADASHLIALVESSDPTEQMPPPDDDSGRLTSDEIRVLRTWIDEGVSWDHQLLPTPTLDSDHWAFEDPRRPPIPTGIAADRLRTPVDAFIAQNQRELGTTPADTASWPTLQQRIALDLTGLPASAFPGLEQATSHEALDRWIDQLLCSPAYAQRWGRHWLDLARWAESNGHQHNRPRPHAWRYRDYVIESFQNDKPYDQFIREQIAGDELPADSRCLEATGFLAAARYSGNELDKEIQRHDILVDVVNTTAKTFLGITLECAQCHTHKFDPLTIRDYYRLQAFFTSGQPGNLLLGGAPDQASSWINTRWQLFDSVHTRLVDRKRSAGVPEPVLVIPKSVVAGMNAQERKAFKALDAAIASIPQVWGWSDADSGAIVAPHEMRWPLTRDLESVADWTTYLRLRGDPKSAGPEVRAGWPAVFGPTPDHVDSRTDLADWIASPDNPLTARVWVNRIWQWHFGTGLVATSGDFGTQGTAPTHPELLDWLADELVASGWSTRHIHRLILGSKTYRQSAAISPSNQEADPECHSLWRWIPRRLESEAIRDCVLSVADSLDETSGGPSVREGLSNPSHRRSVYLQQERDRIAESLTLFDSPAAVATCSRRRVSTVSLQSLYLMNSDFMQSMSQCFAERVRNTAANDEHAAVAFRLATGRQPTGEEEDRMRHYLRDHSLESLCLVIFNLSEFLYVN, via the coding sequence ATGATGCGTTTTCTCGTCATCGTCATCGTCATCGTCTTCCTTGGTATCGCGCTGGGTCAATCGGACGCAGCGGACAATCCGGTCGATTGGTCGGGCGATTGGACCCGGTCGCGTTCCGGCGGTGTCTCCCAGTGGTTCGAAATCCACGGAACGGGCGGGCGAAACAACCCGCTCCGTCGACAACTGAATTCCCCCTTTGACGGTGATCAACTGTACGTGCGGTTTGAGCTGCGTTACGACGCATCCAGCATCGACACGCCAAAAAACGGAAACGGTGAATTCTTGGTGCTGTGGTTGGATGAGCAGGACGGGGGCGATACGGCCGGGCACAACGGCGGCGTCCCGAACATCGGTCTGCATGTCGACGGCGACGCCAACGCGTTCATGGCACGCTACACCTCGTCGTCCCAGCACTTCAGTGATATCCAACTGCAAGGCGATCGTGTCTACACCGTACTCGCCAAAATCGCCCGGTCACAATCCGGCAGCGGTCAGCCCTACGACCGATTGAGCGTCTGGATCGACCCGGAAATCACCGACGCGGAATCACCCGCGATCACGGTTGCTTCAAACAAAGCGATTCAGTCGATTCGTTGGATCGGATTCGCCACGGGGATGAAGACCGAGCCCGACGACCGAATCTCGGTGTCGGATCTGTCGCTGGCAACCGGTTGGGCCGAAGCGTTCGGACTGCCCGCACCGACCGCCCCGGTCGCAAAGCCGCCGCCGTCGCCAGTGCCGACGGCGACCGCAACAGTCAGTTTTTCCAAGGATGTCTTTCCGGTTTTGCGTCAGCGTTGTTTCCAGTGCCACAGCGGTGAAGACCCGGAGTCCGGCTTGCGGCTGGACTGCTACGACGACCTTTTGAATCAATTGTCGCCCCGTGATGCGGATGCGAGTCATTTGATCGCGTTGGTCGAATCATCCGACCCGACCGAACAGATGCCGCCGCCAGATGACGACTCTGGGCGGCTTACCAGCGACGAGATTCGCGTGCTGCGGACCTGGATCGACGAAGGCGTCAGCTGGGACCATCAATTGCTGCCGACGCCGACGCTGGATTCCGATCACTGGGCATTTGAAGACCCTCGTCGCCCGCCGATCCCCACCGGGATTGCGGCCGATCGATTGCGAACGCCCGTCGATGCGTTCATCGCACAAAACCAACGGGAACTCGGCACGACGCCTGCCGACACCGCATCCTGGCCCACGCTTCAACAACGCATCGCATTGGACCTGACGGGGCTGCCGGCATCAGCCTTCCCCGGACTGGAGCAAGCGACCAGTCACGAAGCACTTGATCGCTGGATCGACCAACTGTTGTGCTCCCCTGCCTATGCCCAGCGTTGGGGGCGACATTGGTTGGACCTGGCTCGTTGGGCCGAGAGCAACGGTCATCAACACAACCGGCCGCGGCCGCACGCATGGCGATACCGCGATTATGTGATCGAGAGTTTTCAGAATGACAAACCGTATGACCAGTTCATCCGCGAGCAAATCGCCGGCGACGAATTGCCAGCGGATTCACGGTGTTTGGAAGCGACCGGTTTCCTGGCCGCGGCACGTTACAGCGGCAATGAGTTGGACAAAGAGATACAACGTCACGACATCCTGGTCGACGTCGTCAACACCACCGCCAAAACATTTCTGGGGATCACACTGGAGTGTGCGCAGTGCCACACGCACAAGTTTGACCCGCTGACGATCCGTGACTACTACCGACTGCAAGCCTTTTTTACCTCCGGGCAACCCGGCAACCTGTTGCTCGGCGGTGCCCCCGATCAAGCGTCCTCATGGATCAACACGCGTTGGCAGTTGTTCGATTCGGTTCACACGCGATTGGTCGACCGAAAACGCAGCGCCGGCGTCCCCGAACCGGTCTTGGTGATCCCCAAGTCCGTCGTGGCGGGGATGAACGCCCAGGAGCGGAAGGCGTTCAAGGCGCTCGATGCCGCGATCGCATCGATCCCACAGGTTTGGGGCTGGAGCGACGCCGATTCGGGAGCAATCGTCGCGCCGCACGAGATGCGATGGCCGTTGACGCGAGACTTGGAGTCGGTCGCTGATTGGACGACCTATTTGCGGTTGCGCGGCGATCCGAAGTCGGCCGGTCCGGAGGTCCGCGCGGGTTGGCCGGCGGTTTTCGGACCGACACCTGATCACGTCGATTCGCGAACCGATCTGGCCGACTGGATCGCATCGCCAGACAATCCGTTGACCGCGAGGGTTTGGGTCAACCGAATCTGGCAGTGGCATTTCGGCACCGGTCTGGTCGCCACCTCAGGCGACTTCGGGACGCAAGGGACCGCCCCGACGCATCCCGAATTATTGGACTGGTTGGCCGATGAGCTGGTCGCCAGCGGTTGGAGCACGCGGCACATCCATCGGTTGATTTTGGGCTCGAAGACCTATCGGCAATCCGCGGCGATTTCACCATCAAACCAAGAAGCCGACCCTGAATGTCACTCCCTTTGGCGCTGGATCCCACGACGCTTGGAATCCGAGGCGATTCGCGATTGCGTTTTATCCGTCGCGGACAGTCTGGATGAAACGTCGGGTGGGCCGAGCGTCCGCGAAGGCCTTTCCAATCCCAGCCATCGTCGCAGCGTCTATTTGCAACAAGAACGCGACCGGATCGCAGAATCATTGACGCTGTTTGACAGTCCGGCCGCGGTGGCGACGTGCTCGCGGCGACGCGTTTCAACCGTCTCGTTGCAGTCGCTGTACTTGATGAACAGTGATTTCATGCAATCGATGAGTCAATGTTTTGCGGAGCGTGTCCGGAATACCGCCGCTAACGACGAACACGCCGCAGTTGCCTTTCGTCTGGCGACCGGCCGGCAGCCGACCGGTGAAGAAGAGGACCGAATGCGGCACTACTTGCGAGACCATTCGCTTGAATCGCTGTGTTTGGTGATCTTTAACTTGAGCGAATTCCTGTATGTCAATTAG
- a CDS encoding alpha/beta hydrolase → MRYTPPSRLLLILFATLVGGSLGHLAAAEDVRIVQRLSFSKAVPALTLDLYLPKPTTDPAPCVITIQGGGFRPQDGQRFKPFAEHLARNGFAAALISYRGSPGHRHRDTLADVKASVRYIRSVADRYAIDADRIGATGRSAGGTLAALLAVTGTSDDPESQIKAAVCFAGVFDFVGRFTRQEQLEIQPNSQTKIRTNGEWIGTAFSPQDPEWLAASAITHVDPGDPPILFLHSRNDSTVPWFQSRDMHRAMTAAGIDAEIIVYETGGHGVSPKDRNSLDDMVAFFRQRL, encoded by the coding sequence ATGCGATACACGCCTCCCAGTCGTCTACTCCTGATCCTGTTCGCCACGTTGGTCGGCGGATCGCTTGGGCATCTTGCGGCCGCCGAGGACGTTCGAATCGTGCAGCGACTGAGTTTCAGCAAGGCCGTTCCCGCACTCACGCTAGATCTGTACCTTCCCAAGCCGACCACCGATCCGGCGCCCTGTGTGATCACAATCCAAGGCGGCGGCTTTCGCCCCCAGGACGGACAGCGTTTCAAACCGTTTGCCGAACATTTGGCCAGGAATGGTTTTGCCGCGGCGTTGATTTCTTATCGCGGCAGCCCCGGTCACCGGCATCGCGACACCTTGGCCGACGTCAAGGCATCGGTCCGGTACATTCGCAGCGTCGCCGACCGCTACGCAATCGATGCCGACCGGATCGGCGCCACGGGCCGTTCAGCCGGCGGCACACTCGCGGCGCTGCTGGCGGTCACGGGCACGTCGGATGATCCCGAAAGCCAGATAAAAGCGGCGGTCTGTTTCGCCGGCGTGTTCGATTTTGTCGGGCGTTTCACCAGGCAGGAACAGCTGGAGATCCAGCCGAATTCCCAGACGAAGATCCGGACCAACGGTGAGTGGATCGGCACCGCATTTTCGCCACAGGACCCCGAGTGGCTGGCCGCCTCGGCGATCACGCACGTCGATCCCGGCGATCCGCCGATTCTGTTCTTGCACTCCCGAAATGATTCCACCGTGCCGTGGTTTCAATCGCGCGACATGCACCGCGCGATGACCGCTGCCGGCATTGACGCCGAGATCATCGTCTACGAAACCGGCGGACACGGCGTGTCGCCCAAGGACAGGAATTCGCTCGACGACATGGTCGCGTTTTTTCGTCAGCGTCTATAA
- a CDS encoding PSD1 and planctomycete cytochrome C domain-containing protein, whose amino-acid sequence MTKRAKITIRTVVAIVLIHACFMPSVAGGDEVTEGEKLFALKVKPLIAEKCLACHGGEPDDIQGGLDLRTRETMAAGGDWFEDEVLVPGNGQQSYLYRTASRSEEGYEMPPKEADKLTEAQTWWIRDWINAGAPWPDEERVAMIRSMYAQGEQVTTSKALSEDWQNRRYEPEKLWAYRPLKHTEVPDGSHPVDWFIDKQLAASDLAPAPPAEADELIRRMSFGLTGLPPEPEDVRRFAVAYGNDPDAAVHELAIDLMASPHYGEHFGLRWLDVVRYADTAGFANDYSRPNAWRYRDYVVRAFNDDKPYDVFIKQQVAGDEIDADDPENLIATGFLRMGPWEQTGMSVFKETRQQWLDDITDSVGQTFLGHALQCAKCHDHKFDPVPTRDYYSMMAVFSTTQFAERDVPFLDPENTTGFEASDAWVHAKVSAYQEQRKELNQKVAKARKQETGEAKVGDNGLDPGDEASLARMSKNIARHTWELDRTRPIAFSVYTGKTIQRNNVGSRITLPDAPWGKGQMESDAILAGGNVYSPTDPVQPGPLSAAVSLGQMQPPSFPGGKGKRRLALAEWIAAPENPLTARVMVNRIWSWHFGKGLAGNPNNFGGTGALPTPPELLDYLARWFVDHRWSVKELNELIVTSQAYRRSSRHPQPERQAAADPKLDLYASFLPRRLTAEEIRDAMLAASGELNRSVGGIPARPDVNLEVAFQPRQIMGGTASVYEPDPTPEQRNRRSLYAEKIRGLRDPFLETFNQPGPDKSCELRETSTVAPQALTLLNSEEVFDRSISFAKRLIDQQVRDDATIDRAFQLALGRLPTADERSLCLDRWNDAIADEASWSYPAKAWPDQIQRTVMAEKTGQPYDFIESMPAYTNYQPDLQPADVDAKTRGLAHVCLVIFNLNEFAYLD is encoded by the coding sequence ATGACCAAACGAGCAAAGATAACCATCCGGACCGTTGTCGCCATCGTCTTGATTCACGCCTGCTTCATGCCCTCTGTCGCCGGCGGCGACGAGGTCACCGAAGGGGAAAAGCTGTTCGCGTTGAAAGTCAAACCGCTGATCGCGGAGAAATGCTTGGCCTGCCACGGGGGCGAACCCGACGACATCCAAGGCGGGCTGGATCTGCGGACACGCGAAACGATGGCCGCCGGCGGGGATTGGTTCGAAGACGAAGTCCTGGTTCCCGGCAACGGCCAACAGAGTTATCTGTACCGCACCGCCAGCCGATCGGAGGAAGGCTATGAAATGCCTCCCAAAGAGGCAGACAAACTGACCGAAGCACAGACGTGGTGGATTCGTGATTGGATCAACGCGGGCGCACCGTGGCCCGACGAAGAACGCGTCGCCATGATCCGATCGATGTACGCTCAGGGCGAGCAGGTGACGACGTCCAAGGCACTCTCGGAGGACTGGCAGAATCGCCGCTATGAACCCGAGAAACTGTGGGCGTACCGGCCGCTGAAGCACACCGAGGTTCCCGATGGATCGCACCCGGTGGACTGGTTCATCGACAAACAATTGGCGGCGTCCGATCTGGCACCGGCGCCACCGGCCGAAGCCGATGAACTGATCCGCCGAATGAGTTTCGGATTGACGGGGCTGCCCCCGGAACCGGAGGACGTCCGGCGGTTTGCGGTTGCTTATGGAAACGATCCAGATGCCGCCGTGCACGAGTTGGCGATCGACTTGATGGCATCACCGCACTATGGCGAGCATTTCGGACTCCGTTGGCTGGACGTCGTACGATACGCCGACACCGCCGGATTCGCGAACGATTACAGTCGTCCCAACGCGTGGCGCTACCGTGACTATGTCGTCCGCGCTTTTAATGACGACAAGCCGTACGACGTTTTCATCAAACAGCAGGTCGCCGGAGATGAAATCGATGCCGACGACCCCGAGAATTTGATCGCGACAGGTTTCTTGCGGATGGGACCGTGGGAACAGACCGGCATGAGTGTGTTCAAGGAAACACGCCAGCAATGGCTGGACGACATCACCGATTCGGTCGGTCAAACCTTTCTCGGTCACGCGCTGCAATGTGCCAAGTGCCACGATCACAAATTCGATCCCGTACCGACACGCGACTACTACAGCATGATGGCAGTTTTCTCGACGACCCAATTTGCCGAGCGAGACGTGCCGTTTTTAGACCCCGAGAATACGACCGGGTTTGAAGCCTCCGACGCTTGGGTCCACGCCAAGGTGTCTGCGTACCAGGAGCAGAGGAAGGAGCTGAACCAAAAGGTCGCCAAAGCGCGGAAGCAGGAAACCGGTGAAGCGAAGGTCGGCGACAACGGGTTGGATCCCGGTGACGAAGCCTCCTTGGCCCGGATGTCCAAGAACATCGCCCGTCACACTTGGGAACTCGATCGCACCCGTCCGATCGCCTTTTCCGTCTACACGGGCAAAACGATCCAGCGCAACAATGTCGGCAGCCGGATCACCTTGCCCGATGCCCCCTGGGGCAAGGGACAAATGGAATCCGATGCGATTTTGGCTGGCGGCAACGTGTATTCACCCACCGACCCGGTCCAGCCCGGGCCGCTTAGCGCTGCGGTCTCGCTCGGGCAGATGCAACCGCCATCCTTTCCGGGCGGTAAGGGCAAGCGTCGCTTGGCGTTGGCCGAGTGGATCGCCGCCCCGGAAAACCCGTTGACCGCTCGGGTGATGGTCAATCGCATCTGGTCCTGGCATTTCGGCAAGGGGCTGGCCGGCAATCCGAACAACTTTGGTGGCACGGGAGCCTTGCCGACGCCCCCGGAACTGTTGGACTATTTGGCACGCTGGTTTGTCGACCACCGCTGGAGTGTCAAAGAATTGAACGAATTGATCGTCACCTCCCAGGCCTACCGTCGCAGCAGCCGTCATCCGCAACCGGAACGGCAAGCCGCCGCCGACCCCAAACTGGATCTGTACGCCTCGTTCTTGCCACGTCGATTGACCGCGGAAGAGATCCGTGACGCGATGCTGGCGGCCAGTGGAGAACTGAATCGCAGCGTCGGCGGGATCCCGGCTCGTCCGGACGTCAACCTGGAAGTCGCCTTTCAGCCGCGACAGATCATGGGCGGAACGGCGTCGGTTTATGAACCCGATCCGACACCGGAGCAGCGTAACCGACGTAGTCTGTATGCTGAAAAGATCCGTGGGCTGCGGGATCCGTTTCTGGAAACGTTCAACCAACCGGGGCCGGACAAGTCCTGCGAACTCCGCGAGACGTCGACGGTCGCGCCGCAAGCGTTGACGCTGCTCAATTCCGAAGAAGTCTTTGACCGCTCGATCAGCTTTGCCAAACGCTTGATCGATCAGCAGGTCCGTGATGACGCGACGATCGACCGCGCGTTTCAACTGGCATTGGGACGATTGCCGACTGCCGATGAGCGTTCGCTTTGCCTGGATCGATGGAACGACGCGATCGCCGATGAAGCGTCGTGGTCGTATCCTGCCAAGGCTTGGCCGGACCAGATCCAGCGAACGGTGATGGCCGAAAAGACCGGACAACCGTACGACTTCATCGAGTCCATGCCGGCCTACACGAATTACCAGCCCGATCTTCAACCCGCCGATGTCGACGCGAAAACCCGCGGACTGGCTCACGTCTGCCTGGTGATTTTCAACCTGAACGAATTCGCCTACCTGGATTGA
- a CDS encoding DUF1501 domain-containing protein, with translation MSGKHPHRFAMPTRREALYGLGAGLGSVALTSLLQAEQDGRTHHPAKAKRCIFLMMEGGPSHLDTFDPKPELTKQHLKAFTRSGEMESAMSSGKRYFVKSPFQFTKAGESGADICTEWEHLREMVDEICFYRGAQVESVNHPTACYQLNTGNQFGGDPAMGAWVTYGLGTMNENLPGFVVLPRSSYPQGGVGNWSNGFLPADFQGTPLRPTGSPILNLNPPDAVSPRQQRKNLDLLGQLNRRHLESRPGRSELDARISSYELAYRMQTEVPGVLDLEGESQSTLDAYGVGEPATDAFARKCLLARRLAESGVRFVQAYAGNWDSHDYIEKAHGALIRSVDKPIAALLRDLKQRDMLKDTLVIWCGEFGRTPDNGLRGGGQSYGRDHNAKAMTMWFAGGGTNAGQTIGATDEIGANAVECVHHIRDVHVTLLHLLGLDDNRLTYFHAGRHKQLSQFGGQLIKELLG, from the coding sequence ATGAGTGGTAAACACCCCCATCGATTCGCGATGCCGACGCGGCGAGAGGCTCTGTATGGTCTTGGTGCCGGTCTCGGTTCGGTCGCGTTGACGTCGTTGTTGCAGGCCGAACAGGACGGCAGGACGCACCATCCGGCAAAAGCCAAACGTTGTATCTTTTTGATGATGGAAGGCGGTCCGTCACATCTGGACACCTTTGATCCCAAACCGGAGTTGACCAAACAGCACCTCAAGGCGTTCACGCGTAGCGGCGAGATGGAAAGTGCGATGTCGTCGGGGAAACGCTATTTCGTCAAAAGCCCGTTCCAGTTCACCAAAGCCGGCGAGAGTGGCGCGGACATCTGCACCGAGTGGGAACACCTGCGCGAGATGGTCGATGAGATTTGTTTCTACCGCGGAGCGCAAGTCGAATCGGTCAACCATCCGACGGCCTGCTATCAGCTGAATACCGGCAACCAATTCGGCGGCGATCCCGCAATGGGCGCCTGGGTGACGTACGGTCTTGGCACGATGAACGAGAACCTGCCCGGATTTGTCGTCTTGCCGCGGTCGAGTTATCCGCAGGGTGGCGTGGGAAACTGGTCCAACGGCTTTCTGCCGGCGGATTTCCAAGGCACGCCGTTACGCCCCACGGGCAGCCCGATCCTAAATCTGAATCCTCCAGACGCTGTTTCGCCCCGGCAACAACGCAAAAACCTGGACCTGTTGGGGCAACTCAATCGCCGGCATCTTGAATCGCGCCCCGGTCGTAGCGAGCTGGACGCGCGCATCTCCAGTTACGAACTCGCGTACCGGATGCAGACCGAGGTGCCCGGCGTATTGGACTTGGAGGGCGAGTCCCAATCGACGCTGGATGCCTACGGCGTGGGCGAGCCGGCGACGGATGCGTTTGCGCGAAAGTGCCTGTTGGCGCGGCGGTTGGCCGAAAGCGGCGTACGTTTTGTGCAAGCCTATGCCGGTAACTGGGACAGCCACGACTACATCGAAAAGGCGCATGGTGCACTGATTCGGTCCGTCGACAAACCCATCGCCGCGTTGCTTCGCGATTTAAAACAACGCGACATGTTGAAGGACACGCTGGTGATTTGGTGCGGCGAATTCGGCCGCACCCCCGACAACGGGCTCCGCGGCGGCGGACAGTCCTACGGCCGCGATCATAACGCCAAGGCGATGACGATGTGGTTCGCCGGCGGCGGCACGAACGCCGGGCAGACGATCGGGGCGACCGACGAGATCGGGGCCAACGCGGTCGAGTGCGTGCACCACATTCGCGACGTGCACGTCACACTGCTACACCTGCTGGGGCTGGACGACAACCGGCTGACCTACTTCCACGCCGGCCGCCACAAACAACTCTCCCAATTCGGAGGTCAGTTGATCAAGGAGTTGTTGGGCTAG
- the hypE gene encoding hydrogenase expression/formation protein HypE, with protein sequence MADDSTSNTPRDHGDKTIEFSGLVCPVPLQDYPNIILGHGGGGKLSADLVQHVFLPAFQNDHLAVLGDSAVFQLAGVQLAGQRLAMSTDSYVVRPLFFPGGSIGDLVVNGTVNDLAMSGATPLYLTAAFILEEGFPIAQLKRIADAMGAAARRAGVAIISGDTKVVERGHGDGCYINTAGVGIVPDGIDIAPNHTRPGDVVILSGTLGDHGMAIMSVREGLEFDAEIRSDSAPLADMVAGIIQVCPDVHTLRDPTRGGLSASLNEIAAASGCGIVIDETRLPIHPTVQSACEILGFDPLLVANEGKLVCMVPAESADAVLNAIRSDKHGSGAAIIGRVVADHPGVVVAKTAIGASRVVVAPIGEQLPRIC encoded by the coding sequence ATGGCCGACGACAGCACTTCGAATACCCCGCGCGATCACGGGGACAAGACAATTGAATTCAGCGGACTCGTCTGCCCGGTTCCGCTGCAGGATTACCCCAACATCATTCTGGGGCATGGCGGCGGAGGAAAACTGTCGGCCGATTTGGTCCAGCACGTGTTTCTGCCGGCGTTTCAGAACGACCATCTGGCCGTGCTCGGAGACTCGGCGGTGTTCCAACTCGCGGGAGTTCAGCTCGCCGGCCAGCGACTGGCGATGTCGACGGATTCTTATGTCGTCCGGCCGCTGTTTTTTCCGGGCGGATCGATCGGTGATCTGGTGGTCAATGGGACCGTCAATGACTTGGCGATGAGCGGCGCCACGCCGTTGTATTTGACCGCGGCATTCATCCTCGAAGAAGGCTTTCCGATCGCCCAGCTCAAACGCATCGCCGACGCGATGGGAGCCGCCGCACGCCGAGCCGGTGTGGCGATCATCAGCGGCGATACCAAAGTGGTCGAGCGGGGACACGGCGACGGATGTTACATCAACACCGCCGGCGTCGGTATTGTCCCCGACGGCATCGACATCGCTCCCAACCACACGCGACCCGGCGATGTCGTGATCCTTAGCGGTACCCTGGGCGACCATGGGATGGCGATCATGAGCGTTCGCGAGGGGCTGGAATTCGACGCGGAAATTCGATCCGATTCGGCTCCGCTAGCCGACATGGTCGCCGGGATCATCCAGGTCTGCCCCGACGTGCACACGCTGCGTGATCCGACCCGCGGAGGGTTGTCCGCATCCCTGAACGAAATCGCCGCGGCCAGCGGGTGCGGGATCGTGATCGACGAGACACGCTTGCCGATTCATCCGACCGTCCAATCGGCCTGCGAAATCCTGGGGTTCGACCCGCTGTTGGTGGCCAACGAAGGAAAGCTGGTGTGCATGGTGCCGGCGGAATCTGCCGACGCGGTTTTAAACGCGATCCGATCGGACAAACACGGATCGGGCGCGGCCATCATCGGACGCGTCGTCGCAGACCATCCCGGCGTCGTCGTCGCCAAAACCGCGATCGGGGCCTCCCGCGTGGTCGTCGCGCCCATCGGCGAACAGTTGCCGCGGATCTGTTGA
- the hypD gene encoding hydrogenase formation protein HypD — translation MKHLTEYRDGETAKRLAGEIARQVTRPWAIMEVCGGQTHSIIRNGIDQILPDQIEMIHGPGCPVCVTPLEVIDKALAIAARPDVIFCSFGDMLRVPGSEGDLFKVKAAGGDVRVVYCPLDAVKIARENPDREVVLLAIGFETTAPANAMAVKVAHDQHVDNFSALVSHVLVPPAIRAIMESPGNRVAGFLAAGHVCAVTGYSHYRPLCDQYQVPIVITGFEPLDVLDGIRRCIIQLESGTAELENAYPRVVTEQGNVAAQVLLEEVFETIDRNWRGIGAIAQSGWRLRDAYRSFDAEIKFDVSAIATRESTLCRAGDVLKGAIKPNQCEAFGKQCTPRTPLGATMVSGEGACAAYYNYGRLVPLEAPDVQAASAKVAEQA, via the coding sequence ATGAAACACTTGACCGAATACCGTGACGGCGAAACCGCGAAGCGGCTGGCCGGCGAGATCGCGCGACAGGTGACTCGCCCCTGGGCGATCATGGAGGTTTGCGGCGGGCAAACCCATTCGATCATCCGCAACGGCATCGATCAGATCCTGCCCGATCAGATCGAGATGATTCACGGTCCCGGTTGTCCCGTCTGTGTGACACCGCTGGAAGTGATCGACAAAGCCCTGGCGATAGCCGCCCGGCCCGACGTCATCTTTTGCTCCTTCGGTGACATGCTGCGGGTTCCCGGATCCGAAGGCGACTTGTTCAAAGTCAAGGCGGCCGGTGGGGACGTGCGGGTCGTCTACTGTCCGCTGGATGCCGTCAAGATTGCTCGCGAGAACCCGGACCGTGAAGTGGTGTTGTTGGCGATCGGATTCGAAACGACGGCGCCGGCCAACGCGATGGCGGTCAAGGTGGCTCACGATCAACACGTCGATAATTTCTCCGCGCTCGTTTCCCATGTGCTGGTCCCGCCCGCGATCCGGGCGATCATGGAATCGCCGGGCAACCGTGTCGCCGGGTTCCTGGCCGCCGGGCATGTCTGCGCCGTGACCGGGTATTCGCACTATCGGCCACTGTGCGATCAATACCAGGTTCCGATCGTGATCACCGGCTTCGAGCCGCTGGATGTGCTTGACGGCATCCGCCGGTGCATCATCCAGCTCGAATCGGGGACGGCGGAGCTCGAAAACGCGTATCCCAGAGTTGTCACCGAACAGGGCAATGTTGCCGCACAAGTCCTCTTGGAGGAAGTGTTCGAGACGATCGACCGCAATTGGCGTGGAATCGGCGCGATCGCCCAAAGCGGCTGGCGACTTCGCGACGCCTACCGTTCGTTTGACGCCGAAATCAAGTTTGACGTGTCTGCGATCGCAACACGCGAGTCGACGTTGTGCCGCGCCGGCGACGTCCTGAAAGGAGCGATCAAACCGAATCAATGTGAAGCATTTGGAAAGCAATGCACGCCGCGAACGCCCTTGGGCGCGACGATGGTGTCCGGCGAAGGGGCCTGCGCGGCCTACTACAACTACGGTCGCCTGGTCCCGTTGGAAGCCCCCGACGTTCAAGCAGCCAGCGCCAAAGTGGCCGAGCAAGCGTGA
- a CDS encoding HypC/HybG/HupF family hydrogenase formation chaperone has product MCLAVPGKVESIFEADEMTMGTVNFGGVVKEVCLVLLPEIQVGDYAVVHAGFAISRIDEASAEETLRTFQALEHPTDPRS; this is encoded by the coding sequence ATGTGCCTGGCAGTTCCCGGAAAGGTCGAATCGATTTTCGAAGCCGACGAGATGACGATGGGCACCGTCAATTTCGGCGGCGTCGTCAAAGAGGTCTGCTTGGTATTGTTGCCGGAGATCCAGGTGGGCGACTACGCGGTCGTCCACGCCGGGTTTGCGATCAGCCGAATCGACGAAGCATCGGCGGAGGAAACCTTGCGGACCTTCCAGGCCCTGGAGCATCCGACCGACCCACGCTCATGA